A single Amia ocellicauda isolate fAmiCal2 chromosome 9, fAmiCal2.hap1, whole genome shotgun sequence DNA region contains:
- the gtf3c5 gene encoding general transcription factor 3C polypeptide 5, which yields MTSNDTTPAEDSADPAGLRAPGSTAVLSLPPERLVCVEYPCRVRSVGRMLETVGGEEGMSRAYADSTKRLELNFRPRDPYCHPVCGNRFPSTSLVLRVRRRVRKGGGEPGNGAPPEQGDMSMEILGIIGTTYKFQGMADFQYLAVHSHPDGTQTSLYDKILLRQPEKKEFFDKDVPLFIPPPIFSRLDNPVDYFYRPEVQHREGYTPPTLSSENLIGLSRARRPHNAIFINFEDKEVPMGPLEAAVQNWQRVCNHPNERRAEEEMRKLFEMRPVWSRNAVKSNLEIHPEKLKLLLPYVAYYMLTGPWRSLWVRFGYDPRKDPKAKAYQVLDFRIRCGMKHGYTPNDMPVKAKRSTYNYSLPITVNKTVPQPASLQEITQSLEGPSNASGRKPAPLRYKLKESAYVFREGTLPPYRQMFYQLCDLEVESLKKIIYQNDGEEEECNERDGWCVSKTSDQLRDIMSGMIKQIIRSKRPALFPTKAKRSSTSSAAGALDMESGEEEEEEDDEEEFQPSEGSDNEMETEILDYL from the exons ATGACATCTAACGATACAACACCGGCAGAGGACTCGGCAGACCCCGCGGGTCTCCGGGCCCCGGGCAGCACGGCGGTGCTGTCTCTGCCGCCGGAGCGGCTGGTGTGCGTGGAGTACCCCTGCCGGGTCCGCAGCGTGGGCAGGATGCTGGAGACCGTGGGGGGCGAGGAGGGCATGTCGAGG gcCTACGCCGACTCGACCAAACGTCTGGAGCTGAACTTCCGCCCGAGGGACCCGTACTGTCACCCGGTGTGCGGCAACCGCTTCCCCTCCACCAGCCTGGTGCTGCGGGTGCGGCGGCGGGTGCGGAAAGGGGGCGGCGAGCCGGGCAACGGGGCCCCCCCCGAGCAGGGCGACATGAGCATGGAGATCCTGGGCATCATTGGGACCACCTACAAGTTTCAAG GCATGGCTGACTTCCAGTACCTCGCCGTGCACTCGCACCCCGACGGCACCCAGACCTCCCTGTACGACAAGATCCTGCTGCGCCAGCCGGAGAAGAAGGAGTTTTTCGACAAGGACGTCCCTCTGTTTATCCCCCCTCCCATCTTCTCCCGCCTCGATAACCCTGTTGACTACTTCTACCGCCCTGAAGTCCAGCAcag AGAAGGCTACACACCCCCTACGCTGTCCAGCGAGAATCTGATTGGGCTGAGCCGCGCCCGGCGCCCCCACAACGCCATCTTCATCAACTTCGAAGACAAGGAGGTGCCCATGGGGCCCCTGGAGGCCGCCGTGCAGAACTGGCAGCGGGTGTGCAACCACCCCAACGAGCGCCGGGCCGAGGAGGAGATGAGGAAG CTGTTCGAGATGCGACCCGTGTGGTCCCGCAACGCGGTGAAGAGCAACCTGGAGATCCACCCCGAGAAACTGAAGCTGCTGCTCCCCTACGTGGCCTATTacatg CTGACGGGACCCTGGCGCAGCCTGTGGGTGAGGTTTGGCTACGACCCCCGGAAGGACCCCAAGGCCAAAGCCTACCAGGTGCTGGATTTCCGGATCCGCTGCGGGATGAAGCACG GGTACACCCCCAATGACATGCCGGTGAAAGCCAAGAGAAGCACCTATAACTACAGCCTGCCCATTACCGTCAACAAGACCG tgccccagcctgccagcctgcaggAGATCACCCAGAGCCTGGAAGGGCCCTCGAATGCCAGCGGCCGCAAACCCGCCCCGCTGAGATACAAACTGAAG GAGTCGGCCTATGTCTTCCGTGAAGGCACCCTGCCGCCCTACCGCCAGATGTTTTACCAGCTGTGTGACCTGGAAGTGGAAAG CTTGAAAAAGATCATTTACCAGAACgacggggaggaggaggagtgcaaCGAGCGAGACGGCTGGTGTGTCTCCAAAACCAGTGACCAGCTGCGGGACATCATGTCTGGCATGATTAAGCAGATCATCCGCTCCAAGAGACCAG CTCTCTTTCCCACTAAGGCCAAGCGCTCCTCCACCAGTAGTGCTGCAGGGGCCCTGGACATGGAGAgtggggaggaggaagaggaggaggatgacGAGGAAGAGTTCCAGCCATCAGAGGGCAGCGACAATGAAATGGAGACCGAAATTCTTGACTATCTGTGA
- the cel.2 gene encoding bile salt-activated lipase, whose translation MGSLGTLLVCVLCLACASAASLGAVLTEGGMVEGKNINKGLFSSMDVFKGIPFAAPPGRFQYPKPHPGWSGVLKATEFQKRCLQVTLTQTSTRGSEDCLYLNIWVPQGSKVSTGLPVMVYLFGGGFLVGGAQGANFMDNYLYSGEEIADRGKVIVVSVNYRVGSLGFLSTGDANAPGNYGLRDQHAGIAWVHRNIRAFGGDPDNITIFGESAGSASVSLQILSPYNKGIIRRAISQSGVALSPWAINKNPLPLAQKIAQKVGCPINNTTQLMACLRITDPVAVTMAGDLLLFGSTEPIVWNLGLSPVIDGDFIPDDPGNLFHNAEDIDYIAGVNNMDGHLFAGIDVPSLNSNLLETSPEDVKNLLRGLTKEKGEQAANAAYGLYTRNWGASPSKETVKTTVVDAETDFLFLVPTQATLYLHAEKAKTGKTYSYVFNMPSRIPVFPSWMGADHAEDLQYVFGKPFTTPLAYFPRHRDVSRYMIAYWTNFAHTGNPNKGESSVPATWPQFTNLQPQYLEINNKINQNSIKNSLRIPFVQYWTITFHSFPTVANSTAEQ comes from the exons ATGGGTTCGTTGGGGACTTTGCTGGTTTGCGTCCTGTGCCTGGCCTGTGCGTCAGCGGCTTCT CTGGGTGCGGTGCTAACAGAGGGAGGTATGGTGGAAGGGAAGAACATAAACAAAGGGCTGTTCAGCTCCATGGACGTCTTCAAAGGGATCCCCTTTGCCGCCCCCCCCGGCAGATTCCAATACCCCAAGCCTCACCCAGGATGGTCAG GTGTGCTGAAGGCCACAGAGTTTCAAAAGCGGTGTCTCCAAGTCACACTCACCCAGACCAGCACCCGCGGCAGCGAGGACTGTCTCTATCTCAACATCTGGGTCCCGCAGGGCTCTAAGG TGTCCACCGGCCTGCCCGTCATGGTGTACCTGTTCGGAGGGGGCTTCCTGGTAgggggggcccagggagcaaacTTCATGGACAACTACCTCTACAGCGGCGAGGAGATCGCGGACCGCGGCAAAGTCATCGTGGTGTCGGTCAACTACCGCGTGGGCTCCCTGGGCTTCCTCAGCACCGGCGATGCCAATGCACCCG GAAACTATGGGCTGAGAGACCAACATGCCGGCATCGCCTGGGTCCACAGGAACATCAGGGCATTCGGGGGAGACCCGGACAACATCACCATCTTTGGGGAGTCGGCAGGCAGCGCCAGCGTCAGCTTACAG ATCCTGTCGCCGTACAACAAAGGCATAATCCGCAGAGCTATCTCCCAGAGCGGGGTGGCTCTGAGCCCCTGGGCCATCAACAAGAACCCCCTGCCTTTGGCCCAGAAG ATCGCACAGAAGGTGGGCTGCCCCATTAACAACACCACACAGCTCATGGCCTGTCTGAGGATCACAGACCCTGTGGCCGTGACCATGGCTGGGGACCTTTTGCTGTTTGGATCAACGG AACCCATCGTGTGGAACCTGGGGCTCTCTCCGGTTATCGACGGTGACTTCATCCCAGACGACCCCGGAAACCTGTTCCACAATGCGGAGGACATTGACTACATTGCTGGAGTCAACAACATGGACGGACACCTGTTCGCCGGCATCGACGTCCCCTCCCTCAACAGCAACCTGCTGGAAACCTCGCC GGAGGATGTGAAGAACTTGCTGCGCGGCCTGACCAAGGAGAAGGGGGAGCAAGCAGCCAACGCCGCCTACGGCCTGTACACCCGCAACTGGGGGGCCAGCCCCTCGAAGGAAACCGTCAAGACCACTGTGGTGGACGCAGAGACCGACTTCCTCTTCCTCGTCCCCACCCAGGCTACTCTGTACCTGCACGCTGAAAAAGCCAA GACAGGGAAGACGTACTCCTACGTGTTCAACATGCCCTCTCGGATCCCCGTCTTCCCTAGCTGGATGGGCGCAGACCACGCTGAGGACCTGCAGTATGTGTTCGGGAAGCCCTTCACCACTCCGCTGGCCTACTTCCCCCGCCACCGCGATGTCTCTCGATATATGATCGCCTACTGGACCAACTTCGCCCACACGGG TAACCCCAATAAAGGCGAGTCCAGTGTCCCTGCCACCTGGCCCCAGTTCACCAACCTGCAACCCCAGTACCTGGAGATCAACAACAAGATCAATCAGAACTCCATCAAGAACAGTCTGAGGATCCCATTCGTCCAATACTGGACTATCACCTTCCACAGCTTCCCCACAGTGGCCAACAGCACTGCCGAGCAGTGA